In the Malaya genurostris strain Urasoe2022 chromosome 1, Malgen_1.1, whole genome shotgun sequence genome, one interval contains:
- the LOC131439291 gene encoding NPC intracellular cholesterol transporter 2-like, giving the protein MLHCIKFVVFLAALPLIFADVVPVKQCKSGPLPTAVDVVGCSKVPCKLARGHDAIAHVNFSPDVDVSALRPVVYATALGVTVPFELPKDHQNACNWLEGSQCPLSAGEDVSYLLKLPVQKFYPPIPINVELQLRDQSDNVVTCFKLQAKVA; this is encoded by the exons ATGCTTCACTGCATCAAGTTCGTGGTCTTCCTAGCGGCTCTTCCGCTGATCTTTGCCGACGTGGTTCCCGTCAAGCAAT GTAAATCGGGACCCCTGCCGACTGCGGTGGACGTTGTCGGTTGCAGCAAAGTTCCTTGCAAGCTAGCCCGTGGACACGACGCCATTGCTCATGTGAACTTCAGTCCAGACGTCGATGTATCCGCGCTACGTCCGGTAGTTTACGCCACGGCCCTCGGTGTTACGGTTCCGTTCGAGTTGCCAAAGGATCACCAGAATGCTTGTAACTGGCTGGAAGGAAGTCAGTGTCCGCTGTCCGCCGGAGAGGATGTCTCGTACCTGCTGAAACTACCGGTGCAGAAGTTCTACCCGCCGATTCCAATAAACGTCGAACTTCAGCTCCGCGATCAATCCGACAATGTGGTTACTTGTTTCAAGTTGCAAGCTAAGGTCGCTTAA